CCGCCTCCTCATATTGAGTGTCCCGGGAGTATCCGGAGCAAAAGAAACTTGACTGGCCCTCCGCTGAGGGCGCAGCCGTCCACTTCTATTCCGGACTTCCCCATTCGCCCCTATATCAACTAAGTGTTCTCCATTGGCAAGGATCAGGAACCGGCTCTCTTGAAACCTCGCAAGGCGCGTAAATCCTGGAAACTGCAGACCCCGGTAGTAGAGAACCTCGATCTCCTCACCGCAAAAAGCCCGCACCCTCTGGGCAATCACCTCTTTGTCGAGATTCTTTTCGATCCCTTCTTGCACAACTAAGACTGCCAAAACTGCCCTCCAACGCTCCAGAGTGGGCTGAGGCTCCTCAACAAGGCTTTCCATGGAAATACCTTCATGTGCATCGGCCGTATCCTGGGCAGCCTTGAGGAACACTTCCGCAGAATACTCGGCCCGGAAACTCAGAGGCACAAACATGAGATAAGCTCTGTAGGCGTCCTTCGGGGATTGAAAGAGCCTTGCCACATCCTCGCGGTGCCCAAACAGAATTTGATGGTAGCGGTCCCGGTTCCACTCAGTGCGTATGGAAGGTTGAAGCACAGTGTAGGAGACACCCTGTTCCCGGAGGCCTTGAGCAATGGCATCGGTATGGTAGCCCCCTGTCACCACCACACAGCGGTCCTGGCTCTCCTGCTTCAGCTGTGCAAGGATGTTCTCCAGTAATGCCGAGTCTCTTTGCGCGGCAACCCGGTAAAAATCTTCTGCTCTCTGAAAAAAGGCTGGATCCAAAACAGATAGCTGCGGGATGGAGGCGGGGCGGAAGTCATGACTTAACTCCAAGTAGTCTTCGAATTCATGCCGGGAAAGACTCAAGTTCACCAGTTTTCCCAAAAGTCTCGTGTAACACAAGTTTCTATAAAGCTCTTTCTGTTGCCCGGTCTGCAACAAGCTTTGGAGCAGCGCTTCTGAGAATTCCCCGAGCTCATCGCCCAGCTTCCCCGGATGAATTGCTTGCGACAGGGTTTGCTGACGCAGCACAGTCTTGAGCAGCTTTTCCAAATGCTCGGAACTTGGATTTGCCTCCGGCCCTTTCAGCTCAGCGACGACTGTATCCAAGTCCCCGAATTCCTCCTTCAGGGCGGCAAGCTCACCAAACATCCGCATCTGAGGGTAAGCAATCTCCGAAAACAATCCGGATTCCTTTTCCAAACCGGAGAGATATCGAATAAAGTCCGGAAGAGACCGGGTTCCGGCCTGAAAATCTGCAAGGCTTTGATCCAGCTCCCAGGCTTGTCCCGGCCAAATTTCCCGAGCCTTTACCTCAAGACCTTCCGCTGCCTCTTGAATGACCCGGAATCCGTTCTCTTGGCTAGCCAGGGTCCTCAAGTAAAGACGTCCTTGCTCAAAGTACAGTTCCGGATCTTCAATGCCCCGGATTTTCAAAGAAGGGTGGGCAGTGATACTGGCATACTCCTCCCCCGAAAGCTCTCCGGATTCCAAAAAAAGATCCGCGGCTTGGGTCAGTATTTCGGGGGCCGGAAAGGAAGAAACGGCAGAGGTGTCCACAGGACCGGCCGCGCCTTCGGAACAGACAAGCTGAAAGCCGTGTTGATCCGCAAGAGAATTGATAATGGCTGCGGCATTGCGCTGCGCTTCAGGATGGGCGTGGACATCCTGCAGAAGCACAACCCAGGTCGAACCCGGTCCTGCATCAAAACTCCCGACAAGGCGTCCATGCTCTGCAGGCACTTGCAGGGCCGCTCTATTTTCTGCAGCCAGAACAGGAGAAGGAGGATGGGTGGGCGAGACAGTCGCAAGACCAAAGGAAACTGCAAGACAGAAGAGAACGAGGCTCGTAATCCGGCAAAGAAATCTCTGACCTTGGAGCATTCTGTCCTCGTGTAGGATTGCTAAGCACATCTCGACATGCTTCGGGAGCGAGGCTATTACGACCAACCGGGATAAGGTTTTGAGCTGTTATTACATTCCAAATTAAAGTCTACTATAAGTTATTCCTTGTGTCAATTTGGCGCAACTGACCCTTCCGTCTCTCCATTTGACTCCGCCCGGCAGAGTGACTATCCTATCTACATAATCTATCAAAGAGTTACATCAACGGAGCAGTCCCCATGCAATTCGCTTCCGCCATTGTGCCAGAGGCCAATCCCAAAGCCGCTGCCGAAACCTTGAGCAAACAAGTCCTCAGGGAACTCGGGGGAAAGCCCGCGGACCTTGCCTTCTTGTTTGTTTCCAGCCTCTACGAGGCGGATTGGGATGAACTCCTGGACGGCCTTTTCCATCATCTGGGGAAGAAGGTACTCATCGGATGCTCGGGAGGCGGTATCATCGGGCCGGACAAGGAGCTCGAGTTCACACCTGCTATGTCCTTGGTCGCCGCACATCTGCCCGGTGTGCAGGTTCATCCCTTTCTCATCACGCCAAAGGACTTACAGGGAGAAGAAGGCGAACCGCTCGAGCAGCCGCCTGAATTTTGGATCGATCGCATCGGAGTCCGCCCGGAAGACGAACCCATCATCGTGCTCCTGCCCAATCCCTTTTCTTGTGATGTACTCAGTCTGCTCGGGGAAATCAATCGGGCTTATCCCAAGGCCCCTGTGATCGGGGGCCTTGCCAGCACCACCACACAAGAGGAGGATCCCCTGCTCTTGTTCGATACCCATGTCCTGGGCTCCGGGGCCGTCGGGGTTGCGCTAACCGGCAATATCAAGCTGGAAACGATTGTGGCGCAGGGTTGCCGGCCTATCGGCGACAGTTATGTGGTAACGGAGGCGGAAG
This genomic window from Candidatus Omnitrophota bacterium contains:
- a CDS encoding FIST C-terminal domain-containing protein, translated to MQFASAIVPEANPKAAAETLSKQVLRELGGKPADLAFLFVSSLYEADWDELLDGLFHHLGKKVLIGCSGGGIIGPDKELEFTPAMSLVAAHLPGVQVHPFLITPKDLQGEEGEPLEQPPEFWIDRIGVRPEDEPIIVLLPNPFSCDVLSLLGEINRAYPKAPVIGGLASTTTQEEDPLLLFDTHVLGSGAVGVALTGNIKLETIVAQGCRPIGDSYVVTEAEENIIYQLGGKPSVEVLEQMYASLPQKDQELARQALFVGVVMNEYQSRFGRGDFLIRNLLGMDPEQNALAVGDRVEIGQTIQFHVRDADSSREDLEESLNQHKESIKQGPPQGGLIFSCMGRGRGLYGEAHYDIRTVRTAVGSVPLGGFFCNGEIGPVAGRNYVHGYTSSIGLFRPKTASDS